tttgcaatgTACCTGCCTGTGTCCATGTAACctgaggtgttaagcctcatgtgccggcaaccacgcccttcagacctcaggcagggtgattacgtattttGCAaccactgctgtcaaacgtcacttttccatacaataaataaaccaaagtgACGTTtaacagcagtgattgcaagatttacgcctgtcgcaagcctgtcacGAGATACGTAATACCCCTGCGTAATAACACAGCATTTAAAAAATGCTGCTTTACAGAAGAAATTTGCATACTTCTCCaaacgagctttgtcacaaaaagatctaaTACTATTACAAGTTTTTAATTGATAATTACATACCGATGCAGTACATCCAAAGTGGCAATGAAGAATTCATGGGCGTCCTGTTGTTCGTATCCGGCGAGGTGACGCGCGTGAGTCCAGATCAGATGAAGCAGCCGGTGCAATGTTAGAGGCGTCTTAGCGCCCGAgtagaactcctgaaggcaaaATGAATATTTGCTCAAATTATATCATTCGAACCGTTTCAAATATAGCAAGTTCCTAATtggttattgtttttaatatagaaAGGGGAACCGGGGAACGGTTCggtaaatttactaaatatgtatcatattttattgaatattaatttgaatatataaaaatatggtaGAGACACACATACACCCAAACACGCACACACTAACCCACACACATATACGCACACACGCATGCTcgcacacatatacacacacacacttatacacataataaattgtattttgatAATGTAAACTTCCAAATATGTATtctctctgtttttttttctctaatctcgatgcacatatgggaagacactgacccccaagacacgggatatcctagtttaggggtccagggtaattttagaaaaaacattgtacttttaagcaattaaaaactGTTGTTATTATAACGGGCAGCAATCACCAACCcatttgcccagcgtggtgatgagCAAATCCTCCGATCGGGGGaggcccttagtccagcagtggactgttaaagtcTATGGATGGTCTGCGACGAGATGGACCACGTTTGCCAGAAAGATggctattcactcttgatttgaagtaaCCCAAATTATATTctcttttattatatacctactttttgtCCCTTTGTAAGgacgtgaagaaaggacaatatttgatatttaaatacgaATGTTCCCGTAAACTACCCTTAGGAATTTGATGGTTATAAAGGACGAAATGTAGCATATGCTattcaaaaatcaagtcgattggtggcttacttagggcgtgaaggaaggacaaacaaacacactcacacattcataatattagtatggatgtatGTACCAGAACTGTGGACACAAACACTTATACATGGGGCAAACAAAGGAAAGCTTTACTTTATatgagatctcttccagccgaCCTAAGATGCAGGTAAGGTAACTCttcccgatacctataatattataagtatcggGGAAAATGAAAGCTGGAAGGCGTTCCCGGATCATTGTGGAGACTTCAACTACGTAACGCTTTATTCGGATTCCCTGTTAATAAGCACTGAAATGAGACTACAAGCAAATGGCAGCGAGTAAAGGTGGCATCAATAGGGTTACGTAGTGGATATCTTATCGACATGTAGAGAGTTATTTTCTTGATGGAAGATCATTGTGGTCCTGGTATCGCAATGATCTATGAATCttacaattaaataacataaatgtcCTTCCGGGTATATTATGGCTATTTCCTATGCTGCAACTCTCTAATGCACTTTTATTATCACAATTAAGTGATAACAATCGGATTACCATCTTACGTGCTTTCCTAGTCAAGGGAGGGAATGTGCAAAGCAAATTTCCTAACCGGCTGATACTGAAATGTTTGGCTACCTCACAGGCGACAGCTTTTCGGACGAGCCGAGAATCGATCCCATAACTTCGTAGTCCCAAGTCGAACATGCCTACCCTGAAAAGCCTCtaccataaataatatttttttttttcaattcgaGGTTTTTATAATACATGGGAATAagatcaccaatccgcactgggccagcgtggtgaaccacGGCCTAagcccattgtgggaggagactcgtgacctgtagagggccggtaatgggatggtATGATGAAGCGAATTAATTTTTACAGTGGTCGAATGAACATTATGTAATATAGCACGAATGTATTCAGAAATTTAAATTCTTTCAAATCAGTGGTGGTAAAGCATAAAAGATCTCTTAAATTAAAGTCTTTTAAGAGtgcattttattacttaaagctgcttttttaattataaatattcagttATAATTAAATACGTAGCTTAACCGATTCAATGCGGATGGCTCCGCAGAGGCGCCATGTGTATCTTTTGTGTATGGCGGGTGGCGCCCGAGAGGAGCCAAAATGTTTTCCTGTAAAACTCCGCTAAAAAAGCTTTATTCAGAGGCTAGCCCTAAATGAAAGTTTCCTTATTTGTCACGTAGATTACGATACTAGTATTAGTTTCAAGATATAGCGTGAAAAAAGACATTTCAGATGTTGTAAACCTTTTCAATAGAAACAATAATTATGAAAGGTAACTTTTGTGCATGGCGGGTGGCACCCCAGAGGAGCCAATATTTGAAACCAAAAAACtgactaatttaaatttatcaatagtacATATTTCagtgttctaaaaatattagtgTCTTTATTTATCACGTAGATCCTTTCCAGAGAAATCGCTTTAAGGTGTAGCGTGATTTCACACTCTTCGGGGATGGTAAACCATTTTAAgcgttatttaaatgttatttaatattaagggTTACAAACGAATAGCACTAATCATgacagttaaatatttaaaaaatatctgttttcactttttttgctTTGTGGATATGCTCTTTTGCAAGTTTATGGTAATAACTAGGTAGTTTCTCGAAGTATGTCCAAATTTAACCGGACTAGTAATTGCATTCCTTAGGTATCAAGACAatgtacttagtttatttttggtgagaaacaacaacaaaaacgaTTCTCAGAAAAGCACTATCTTTTGTTGTTATGCTATGCAGTCATATCAAAgatgttttaaagatttttaagctttttattGCCCTACTGCTTATTGTTAATATGCCGTGCCGACCGACCCTTTTTATTGATGGGCTAGGGAAAGatgttatttaactaaaaacaaaagaagtcgGTGCCATAAATCACTTAACAAGGTTTCTCACGCGCAAATTACTTAACTATCGATGATGTTTTTTCGTTTACTTCTGTTTTGCTATTTATGGTGATCAGACGTAAGCACGTTGTGACCGTTTAATGCTCGCTTCTGAAGTCTCTTAGTTTGCCTTTTAACAACTGTGGACTGTGTATCTGGACTTCGAGATTTTGCTTCAGTGACTACCCCGGCTAGTAATTTGGACTCTGTTTTGATTCTTGACTTTACAAGGtgagtttttttaacaatgttctttttttcttttctagtcTTTTCAATCATTGAAATTTAACATGAGctttttgaaatttaacatgAGGGACAGAGTGATTCCATGTTAGAGGAAAACCTAGATAGGGCATGTAGCACAGGTCTCGTGCTACAACTTTTGTAGGAACACTCATATGCCAAAATAAATCAGTCTTGAGTTATTGAACATTTTATGGTTTTTGGAAAAAATCCCATTTCGTGACCAGTGttcagaactaaaaaaaatacaaaattttctaaattgttCGTTTATTATTCTGTCTTTAACTacacaatgttaagtaagaggtaaaacacttaaaattctaCGTTAAGCGGAAAGATAGGTACCCTATGTAAGGTGTTctcttgaaacaaatgaacagACAAACACCCCCAGACTCATACATAGACACACAAAcaccacatacacacacataagcgcttaaatacataacattcgacgaaacagataaacacttacACTCATACACACTCACATGTACAAAcactgtgtgagtgtgtatgtgtgtgtgcttgTGTATGACAGTGAATGTGAGAATGTATATCTGTGTgagagagtgtgtgtgtgtttgtgtgtgtgttcgtcTGTGTTACAACACCTTTAtaacgtataaaataaagtgtgtTGACTGCTAGATAACTTATTCTACTATTTTTTTCAGTTGCTAACCAAAATGGCTACTCCTCCATCCCCTGAACCTGGCCCGTCAAATTGGGATCTCATATCTATGGAGTTATCCGGAATGATGTCTCCCAGCCATATAAACTTATCAGACATGCCATGCATTGATGCTATTATAAGTGATGCAGAATTGTATGGGATTTTGGCACAGGATGTGGATAACTTTCTGGAAGATTTGGTAAATGAAAACACAGAAGATGAAGAAGCCGTTTGTGCTGAAGATCAGTTAGAACAGGACGTTGAAAATACAACTGAGGAAGCCCCTACTACCGATTGGTTCAATGGAAACCCCTCGAATATGGCCGAGATTCCTTTTACGGGCACACCTGGTTTATTACCGCCTCATAACATGAGTGGAAAAACACCgatagattttttctttttatttttcaatagtcgtatcattgatttaattttaaactgtacAAACAAGTGCGGCAATGAATTGAAGATTGCAGCACGCACCGCACAAGCTCGTTTTACAAAATGGAAGGAGATAAGTCTTGAGGAGTTCACGGTATTTAttggcataattttatttatgggtACCGTGAAAGTTAATAGAATGGCCGAATATTGGTCTCGACATTATTTAATGCGCCTAAGCCCACATTCATTTATGGCTAGGGacaggttttatttaatattaagagcATTAAATGTCCAAGATGAAATGAGGCcggaaagtatttttaaagtaaagtcGTTAATAGATATGTTCAACGAAACAATGTCCACAACTTATTACCCATCCAATAATGTTGCAATAGATGAATCCTTGATTTTGTGGAAAGGACGTCTTTCTTTCCGCCAGTATTTAAAAGGGAAAGTCCATCGTTatggaattaaattatatatgttagcTGACATGAATGGCctagtaataaaaattcatttatatgctGGTTCTGGGGATCAATTGGTAGGTGGAAAAAATCATGTAAAAAAAGTAGTAATGttgttaatagaaaaatatttaaataaaggccATTCActttatattgataattattatagcaGCGTTGGTTTAGCAGAGGAGCTTTTAGATAAAAACACGTACGTAACAGGTACACTACGAGCAAAGCGCGCTGGTAATCccactttaattaatataaaattaaacaccgGTGAATCTTGTATTGTTCACAAttccaaaaaaattgttgttaccAAATGGCAGGATAAACGCGAAGTGCTGCTTTTGAGCTCGCAGCATAAAAGCATTTACAAAGGGACTAATAGTCGCCGAATACGCACTATAAAGTATAAGCCTGATGTACTAATTCAGTACAATAAATACATGAGAGCAATTGATAGGCACGACCagcttttaagttattattccTGCAAACACAAAACCTTACGTtggtataaaaaagttataatccaTTTAATCCAAATATGTTTGGTGAATAGCTTTCTTTTATATCGAGAAATAAGCAAATCGAATATAGAATTATATGATTTTAGAAAAAGtgtattagaaaatttattaaagccACCAACCGTGCCACAACGATCCCTTGttgaaagaaaaatacatttaccTAGTACTTTTACTAAGAGTGGTGGAAGGACAATGAGAAAGCGATGCAGAGTATGCTatagcaaaactaaaaaaagaaacttggtTATGTATGGTTGTTCTGATTGCCCAGAATTCCCAGGGTTATGTCTCACCCCATGCTTCCgagaatatcataaatattaacaaatgtattagaaatttttaatatttatgatatttttagctTGCAGGTATTTCATGATTTCAATTAATACACACACtatatgttataatttgtttaattgaagatttttaaatacttataacaaacaatTCTCATTAGTAATTACTAAATCAGTCTTTTTAATGATTATAGTAAAAATCTAccttataaataagtacaattatgtaatattattgcacaatgttaataaataaaccttaatattatgtaaaaccgATGCTTTTCATTTAACTCGCCTCTCTCTCTTCATCTAAAActcttttcatttaaaacttatggtttattaataaaattatttttttagcgtttctataattttttgcattataatataTCTCTCATTAATACTAAAACGTAGTAACTCGTTAGATACGAATTTCCCAAAATATTTACAGGCGTGAATATCCACGACGGTTGTACTCGTAAATTGTTCTTTATCTTCTACCATTATATTTTCAGTAAACGTTGAAATATCTTTGGTGGATATTTCTGTGTACGTTGCACAATCTTTCGTAGGTTTTTTTGTACCTTCCGCCGCAGAATTTATTTCATCTTCATTTTCTTGACCAGGTTCCCAGTCATCATAAGTCTGGGAATTTTGTTCTAAATAAGCCTGTTCGACAAACTCGTAGTCAGTGTCACATTGCGTTTCCAGTTGTGATTCTgggatatattttcttttttttggtaattctagaacaaaaaagaatatatgtttatatcaagcaaaaaaaaaacttgctgtgAGCATTACGACGAATttttctgtaactactttttgtttaaaataaaaagtgcgtAAACTGAAttgtaaatcttttaaatttatgtaaataaatgtaattaaataaaaaatctatcatgaatttaaattttgtcgaCAGACtagaaaagaaataagtatagttttataaattcaatgaaAACTACAAAAAGGTTTACAACACCTTACATAAATGAGTCACTTACCTTCCATTTCCATtaatacacgtagataatcacTTTTTTATACACTAAACGAACAATAAAACCGCTTACGTTCGATTTTGGTTGGCGACTAAACTTACAGCAAGtggaaacaacaaaaaaagcGATACATTACAATACATGGCGGAAGGCGCCTTAGGGGAGCCATCAAAGTGCCTGGCGTTGGGCGCCCCAGAGGAGCCACGAAACATTTGTTCGTAGCCAGGCATGAAAGTTTGTCAAATAGTCCACCGCATTGAATCGGTTAAGCAGTAAAGAAAAAATCATTTTGAAAAACTTACGACGTAACATTCATATCACAAATCAAACTGCATTCATCTAAGCTTCATAAGTAACTCTATTCATACAATATAAGGGAGAGATCGATCAAAATGCGCAGCATCCCCGGCTAGATAGGTAGGTAGTTAGTTAAATTTGTAGCTAACGTCAGTCTGGATTCAATAACACGCTGTAAAATCAATAAGGCCGCTGCACAAAGGTTGTATATCACTGCAACTTCGGTACACACTTCAAGGCTTGTAATGCCCGGGCAAAATCAATAATTCATGTCGGTGCTGCGAGCTATTTTTAGCGCACCTACCTGGAAGAGCTTAGAAACTTCGCACACGAGGCATTTTCCTGAACCCTGAGTTTTGCACTTATGCCTCTCGCCGAGGAAATAGTCCCTTAACAGGGGCGTGTGGATTAATGTCtgtaacaaattaaacacaatatattaaacatacttTTTTGACTAATCTACTAGGGGCAAGggagttttatttaaatcatacctaatcggtttctacgcggcacgTCATCAAActagaacgctaaattgcttgacgatacgtcgttgtcggtagggtggtaactgggcTTTGCCTAAACCAGAAAAGACCGGAGAAAGttatgacattttattttgaattcctaAATTACCTGTACAGGCAAAACAAATTGGACTTCCTTCTTATAACACCTCAATAATTCACTACTGAGATAGAAAGTTAGTCAAATGTAAGAGATCGTAAGTTTTAAAACTCTACGCAGAAACTCTAGGTAAGTACTTTACTTTCTTACGTACGTTTTTTTGGTAAGTACTCTAATGTCTCCCAGCACAGGCAAACTCTCCATATTGGGGAAGGAATAAAAGTTTAggagtaaagtaagtaaaggtGGTCACCACTTCTAACTTATTTACTCCGTGCTGAACACTTAACAGAAACCAAAAAGCAGGGCTATCCGTATTCGAAAATGTTTAGTCTTACTCGGCAAGgcgtattttaatgaatttataacAAAGAGATCGTCCTGAATTTACGTTAATTACGTTTCTTTATATAAAGGAACGAATTTCtttacataaagaaagaaaagtatTGATTTTTTTGCCGAAAAATCTTCACCTTTTCGATAATTCGTTTTTATTTGAATGGAGAGCCTTTAGTTTCCTGCGTAGTTACACAgctacatattatttaatatctgcGCTCCGCGGTCTTACCAGCGGTGAATTAGGTTGATGTGTTTTGTTAGGACATAAAGTGAAGGACaatattttgtgtaaaaatacgaattttCCTGTAAAACGACCTCGGATGTTCATGTTGTGACATCTTTGAAGTTTTTCCAGCACCAAAAGTAGCGTATGTAATTATGTGCGTAGCCCTCCGTCCTTTTAACGAACTCTATAGGCCAAAAATTAACTCGATTGGTTGCTTTTAGGCTAGGTTAAGGTaaggacaaaaaaaacaaacccactttcgcatttgcaatattactattactagttaatgtttgttactaactctcaattaatattata
This portion of the Pararge aegeria chromosome 14, ilParAegt1.1, whole genome shotgun sequence genome encodes:
- the LOC120629167 gene encoding piggyBac transposable element-derived protein 4-like — its product is MATPPSPEPGPSNWDLISMELSGMMSPSHINLSDMPCIDAIISDAELYGILAQDVDNFLEDLVNENTEDEEAVCAEDQLEQDVENTTEEAPTTDWFNGNPSNMAEIPFTGTPGLLPPHNMSGKTPIDFFFLFFNSRIIDLILNCTNKCGNELKIAARTAQARFTKWKEISLEEFTVFIGIILFMGTVKVNRMAEYWSRHYLMRLSPHSFMARDRFYLILRALNVQDEMRPESIFKVKSLIDMFNETMSTTYYPSNNVAIDESLILWKGRLSFRQYLKGKVHRYGIKLYMLADMNGLVIKIHLYAGSGDQLVGGKNHVKKVVMLLIEKYLNKGHSLYIDNYYSSVGLAEELLDKNTYVTGTLRAKRAGNPTLINIKLNTGESCIVHNSKKIVVTKWQDKREVLLLSSQHKSIYKGTNSRRIRTIKYKPDVLIQYNKYMRAIDRHDQLLSYYSCKHKTLRWYKKVIIHLIQICLVNSFLLYREISKSNIELYDFRKSVLENLLKPPTVPQRSLVERKIHLPSTFTKSGGRTMRKRCRVCYSKTKKRNLVMYGCSDCPEFPGLCLTPCFREYHKY
- the LOC120629169 gene encoding uncharacterized protein LOC120629169, with protein sequence MEMEELPKKRKYIPESQLETQCDTDYEFVEQAYLEQNSQTYDDWEPGQENEDEINSAAEGTKKPTKDCATYTEISTKDISTFTENIMVEDKEQFTSTTVVDIHACKYFGKFVSNELLRFSINERYIIMQKIIETLKK